The Vitis vinifera cultivar Pinot Noir 40024 chromosome 1, ASM3070453v1 DNA segment ACAAGAAATGAAGGAGAGCGACAACAACAAAATGGAAGAAGAGAAGTATATGGGTGCTCCGATTCACAGTCAGGTAATGAAGATCAAGCAAGAGATGGAGAAGATCAGCCACCCGTCTCTGCAGCAGCCTGAGGTGAGGCGTGTCCTCCGTGACATCACCCGGCAGCGCTCTCGTTCTCCGTTGGGATTAGCTGATAGGCCTATCTCAGTTGCCAACTCCTAGAATCTTCCCACCACATGGATTGCAGATCTTAgtctttttgtccttttttttttttttacctcttgTTCTTGACATCTTGCTGTCTTGTTCAGCTACCCACCAGTTTCTATGATTTTGTTATTGTATATATATCTTGTGGAGCAGGATGTGGTGGCTACTTTCtgattaatttctaaaatttgaagGATTCACTCCAACACTAGCTTTTCGTCCCTTTTAATTTTAGACGGATTGATGAACTACTGGAAATTTCTTCCATCACTTTTCTCCTGTTTTCTTATGCTTTGAACACAAATTCCATCttccttaacattttctttattgGTTTTGTTGGTATAGATTCTTTATAGAAAGCACTCGGATCTCTCCAAATTTTTCGTCGTTGGCTTTGTTGACATGATGATGAATAATTATGCTCTGCACTAAATCCATTATCCACTTCCCACGCACAATCATTAGTCATATATCATGCTTTAAATATAAGGACATGATTAGCTTTACCagatattttaagtttatttaaactaaaacagATTCTGCATTtacttttttcagttttttctGCCAATTTCATGGATGGTAAGGTGTTCATTCAGTTTTCATGGCAATTCAATCATTAATGAGGCAAAGATTAACCAAGTTGTTGGCCATGCTTTCAATTGAATTTGTATGGGGCCTTTGCAAACTAAATCAATGTCCAATTACAGAAGCAAAATATAGATCAGCTAAAATACAGAGATCTGAGAACCAGGGCAAAGGGGAGTAAAGTTTAACTGTACATTAGTgtagaaaaaaccaaaacagaACGCTACAAGTGTGAAATAAATTGCAATAAGAAGTCAAATGAACAAAGAGGGATCACCGGCCCCAACCCAAAATTTCCTAGAAGCGTTTTGAGTCAAATATGCTtcaaaacagaaaattattgtagagaagaataaaagataaaaaggaaATGTACATGGTGAGAACAATGAGACATAAGGGTGAATGAGTCTCGGTcaaactttcattttcttttctttttttctatctGATCTGCAGAGCTAAAATAACTCTTCTACCATGATAACTTAGCCTTGAGCACTGATCTTTTCCTTTGACGAGAGTAACTTCACCCTGCTTGTGAGACCTCTCATCACATCTATAATCACTGATTTCTTTTGGATCCTAAACTGGATAGCTAATTCAGCGGAACCCGAAACACCTTGTTTCAAAAGGGCTTCATCCTCCATTATTTTGGTGGGGAAGTGTCCCAGTGCAATCACACATAATGCAATAACAGTGCGTAGAGCAGCCACTTCGTTTGATATCCCAAGAGGAGCTTCGGCTGCTAATGATTTAAGTGTATTCAAATCGTGCTTCTGTACTGTTTCCAAGTCAGAGGCAAGAAGTACTCTTAAGGCAGCCAACAGGCGGCCCTCTACCAATTCTGAGCCTCCTAAGTTTACCTGCCATaggaaaaaaacataagataagCATATGAGGTCAAAAGTCTGAAATTCAAGAGCAACTCTATGAAAACAATGACTGTCTTTGTTAGGTTAGTCCTCAACTAGGGTGGCAAGTCTGCCTTTGGTACCACCTGTTATGGATGTTGAAGGTTCAAGCTTGCAAGATTTGATTATGAAAATCAAATCCAGGGCATGAAGTCGTTTTGGATAATCTAGAGGCAGTTTTGTTCAATGTTTTTGGATCAGGGAAAAGGGAATGCAGTCATCATCTTCATCCGCCTCATAAGTCACTGCTGTTTCGGTTATTTAGGATATTTGCATGAGGGCATTGTTTGTAAGTTTTTAAATGTACTCTACAAAGACTTGAATTTTCACTTTTAtaatctcctttttttttttccttagtaattctatttttaatttcctAATTGGTGATTTTGAAGTCTCACAGATTATGGTGGTGTTGAGCCACCAAATACAAAAAGTTATCAAAACTGACATATTCCAAGTCAAATGTTTGGTTATTTAGGATATTTGCATGAGGGCATTGTTTGTAAGTTTTTAAATGTACTCTACAAAGACTTGAATTTTCACTTTTAtaatctccctttttttttttccttagtaattttatttttaatttcctaaTTGGTGATTTTGAAGTCTCACAGATTATGGTGGTGTTGAGCCACCAAATACAAAAAGTtatcaaaattgacatattccaAGTCAAATGTTTGGTTATTTAGGATATTTGCATGAGGGCATTGTTTGTAGGTTTTTAAATGTACTCTACAAAGACTTGAATTTTCACTTTTAtaatctcctttttttttttccttagcaattttatttttaatttcctaaTTGGTGATTTTGAAGTCTCACAGATTAGGGTGGCGTTGAGCCACCAAATACAAAAAGTTATCAAAATTGACGTATTCCAAGTCAAATGCCCAAAAGCTGTTCCACAATGcaaaaccaaacacaacctagTTGGAACAGCAGTATCCCAACCCAAGGTTGGAAATGAGGGAATGCAAGGCAGCTTACTTTAAGCTATAGTTAGTCTAAACAAAAAGTAAGAATAGTGATATTCAACTCTTGAAAATTCAACTAGAGAAGGGGAAGCAGAAACCTTGAGAACAGGAGCTTCTCCATCTAAATTTAGCTGGGAAAGAATTTGCTGTTGCCAGGGAGCTGGTGAAGAGAAGTTCGGGGACATGACCCCAGCAGCCATGCTTGCAGCATCCAGAAGGGCTCCATCATATTTGAGCTCAATACAGTCATAGGGATTTGAGGGTATCACAAATCCATAATCAAGAAGGAAAAAGTCATTGTTCAAACAGCCATAGTTGAGTACTAGATTATCATCTTGTTTGATCTGTGTTTCCGCCACAACCTGGTGTTCATggactaaataaattaaattgaaaggAGGAGAGAAAGATGAAGAAATATGAATCCCCTTCCCCACcaaagaaaaggtaaaaaaaatgaacGTGCCTTTATTAACATATTAGTGCTCCCTGCATCTTGTTCCTGAACAATTTGGGCATTAGGATTGAAGCTGTGGTTGCACATATCAATAAGAGGAAGCATCATAGGAACATCAACATGCGTCCCATCTGACAGTTTCTTGCCGTGCAAACGGAATGCCCTGGATGAGACTGCAGACATTGCCCATCCAAGGGAAGATGCATCAACATCTTGACCCCTAAAAGGGTGATCATCCGGTTTCAGATTTTTCAGTACACGTTTGActtctttctcaaaatctaGAAGAAACCGACATCTCTTGTTTACCTGGTGCAAGCAAATCATGAGCAACTATGAATATAACTGCAAAAATCAAGGGCTGTTTGGTAATCCGCAGTCTCAGCACTATggtatcaaatatatatatacccttCAGCTGGTCCACTCAGGGGAAACCAAAAACAGGAGCAAATCCTGGAAAA contains these protein-coding regions:
- the LOC100249103 gene encoding uncharacterized protein LOC100249103: MAGLGASKILTQFRPLTCAAATATATACHPGRLVPHPPDLIKWVRREGGFVHQAVTIAPSADSCGLGLVASQDIPKGSDLIALPHHIPLRFSSLESEGVDTIDSVLVNLARQVPEELWAMRLGLKLLQERASIGSFWWAYISNLPETYSVPIFFPGEDIKNLQYAPLLYQVNKRCRFLLDFEKEVKRVLKNLKPDDHPFRGQDVDASSLGWAMSAVSSRAFRLHGKKLSDGTHVDVPMMLPLIDMCNHSFNPNAQIVQEQDAGSTNMLIKVVAETQIKQDDNLVLNYGCLNNDFFLLDYGFVIPSNPYDCIELKYDGALLDAASMAAGVMSPNFSSPAPWQQQILSQLNLDGEAPVLKVNLGGSELVEGRLLAALRVLLASDLETVQKHDLNTLKSLAAEAPLGISNEVAALRTVIALCVIALGHFPTKIMEDEALLKQGVSGSAELAIQFRIQKKSVIIDVMRGLTSRVKLLSSKEKISAQG